Proteins encoded together in one Rhipicephalus sanguineus isolate Rsan-2018 chromosome 9, BIME_Rsan_1.4, whole genome shotgun sequence window:
- the LOC119405887 gene encoding uncharacterized protein LOC119405887, with amino-acid sequence MDATTSDRPTIGAEGIATVQIHLPSFWPQNPAAWFTHVEAIFALRRITSQQAKCCHAVSALSTEVVAEFHDLVCMPHETTPYDHFKTTVLQRKSVTVRRRLQQLLNEEELGDRRPSELLRRMQQLLSDCKSDVNSPLLRELFFQRLPQNVVLALAAAPDDLPLDKLAEQADRVADYAVGGTVATASRVPLSQLEDRQSRLEQLIDDLVETVNALRPPSHSRRRDREYRPRLSPRSSSRSGPRRRVYCWYHSNFGASARQCRPPCSWQGNVPQSH; translated from the coding sequence ATGGACGCGACCACAAGCGACAGACCGACGATCGGCGCAGAGGGCATCGCCACGGTGCAGATTCACCTGCCGTCGTTTTGGCCTCAGAATCCTGCAGCCTGGTTCACGCACGTGGAGGCCATCTTTGCCCTTCGGCGAATTACCTCGCAACAAGCGAAGTGTTGCCACGCTGTCTCAGCGCTCTCAACGGAAGTGGTTGCAGAGTTTCACGACCTTGTGTGCATGCCCCATGAAACCACACCTTATGACCactttaaaacgacggtgctgcaaCGCAAGTCTGTGACTGTGCGCAGGCGTCTCCAGCAGCTTCTCAACGAAGAGGAGCTCGGCGACCGGCGACCGTCAGAACTGCTACGTCGCATGCAGCAGCTTCTCAGTGATTGTAAGTCGGATGTAAACAGCCCGCTGCTGCGAGAACTGTTTTTTCAGCGCCTGCCACAGAATGTAGTCCTTGCCTTGGCTGCCGCACCTGACGACCTGCCCCTCGACAAGCTGGCGGAGCAGGCCGATCGCGTCGCTGACTATGCAGTAGGAGGTACTGTGGCTACGGCATCTAGAGTTCCGTTGTCGCAACTCGAGGACCGGCAGTCTCGCCTGGAGCAACTGATCGACGACCTCGTCGAGACTGTTAATGCCCTACGGCCACCGTCTCACTCTCGTCGACGAGACCGCGAATACCGTCCCAGATTGTCTCCGAGGTCTAGCTCCCGTTCCGGTCCTCGTCGACGCGTCTACTGCTGGTATCACAGCAACTTTGGTGCCAGCGCGCGTCAGTGTCGTCCTCCTTGCAGCTGGCAGGGAAACGTACCGCAGAGCCACTGA